The proteins below come from a single Mugil cephalus isolate CIBA_MC_2020 chromosome 7, CIBA_Mcephalus_1.1, whole genome shotgun sequence genomic window:
- the gigyf2 gene encoding GRB10-interacting GYF protein 2 isoform X8, protein MAETQTLNFGPEWLRALSGGGGSGGGGSSNAVASPPLSPALPKYKLADYRYGREEMLALYVKDNKIPIDLHDKEFLPILQEEPLPPLALVSFTEEEQRNFSMSVNSAAVLRLTGRGGGPIVGAPRGRSTSRGRGRGRGDGGFYQRSFDDVEGFGRGGREMHRSQSWEERGDRRFEKPGRKDPDAVPGHFQINHIRSNYEDGVTGLPRKHDFTRSESENWRTSRDDQNGEDDEGGWRLAGSRRDSDRWCPPSPDGPRSAGWRELPDQRRRFPFDAREDERGYRRPRSGSGSLEDERDSLPEWCLEDADEEAGTFDSSGAFLSLKKASKEPILEEAELDFKPLEECDEGLEEEDSHTRETKETEKEAKREADRKELARVSEEASPVAPAASDSQAPAQSLSPAHPCRTEQTDKPSEQQPPLELPPEPCKVPLHVSMSNSMLESHPMTHISTTLAVSAPSPTVQLLQQKPIDVPVAMNNPLPFPSSIMAPIGRPTTVPQDTDEDEGLKHFEQEAEKMVAYLQDSDDRLSAKTSEKPKPAGLPLTHEAALKWFYKDPQGEIQGPFSNQEMAEWFQAGYFTMSLLVKRGCDEVFQPLGEIMKIWARVPFTPGPAPPPLQGDGDQERLKRQQELTALNLYQLQQLQYQYLLRQQYAQALAQQKAAALSSAPLQQQQQHQQQINLLLQQYQALKLRASESLLPPVTRSLSVQDSGSVWEMQNPSSQASCTPNLQPAAQSTWDGSSVWDLPIDSVAQAPTIEQMQQMEKAKSAKLELERREAEMRAKREEEERKRLEEALRARQEEERKRLEEEELARQKQEEALRRQREQEEAQRRQKEEEERLAQEEALRRLEERRREEEERKKREEFLRKQEEERRKQEELEALRRREEEKRAEEEAAAAAAAAALAQQQEEQKRREQEAQRQQELQRQRQQQQEALRRLQQQQQQQQQLAQMKLPSSSKWGQQSATTISQTQNALSLAEIQKLEEERERQAREEQRRQQQELLKLQQQQALQQTQQSHAKLSGWGNVAKQPAITKSLLEIQREEAQQMKQRKEQQPQQQQQQQQQPPQQQQQHQHPIVPQQTRTQNRAASLSSSVWGSVNTSTSTNWGSDSSSIWGDTHNSNMGFWDEAVKEPVQQPPPTRKGNTQKNNKGNANLSNSVSGRANKKVEEEEKLLKLFQGVNKSQQDTFMQWCEQTLHTLNTANNLDVPTFASFLKEVDSPYEVHDYVRAYLGDTPEAKDFAKQFLERRAKQNANQQKQAPQNQQQALKQQQQQQQQQQDSVWGGTGSSSLYQSNHTSGQQQRFETVTSGKKKKKQKMVRADPSLLGFSVNASSERLNMGEIETLEDF, encoded by the exons ATGGCCGAAACCCAGACACTTAACTTTGGACCAGAATG GCTCCGTGCCCTGTCTGGAGGTGGTggcagcggtggtggtggaagCAGCAATGCTGTTGCCTCTCCACCCCTCTCACCTGCGTTGCCAAAGTATAAACTTGCAGACTATCGCTACGGGAGAGAAGAAATGTTAGCACTTTATGTAAAGGATAACAAG ATCCCTATAGACCTACACGATAAGGAGTTTCTGCCCATATTGCAAGAGGAGCCCTTGCCACCTCTGGCACTCGTGTCTTTTACAGAGGAGGAACAG AGAAATTTTTCCATGTCTGTAAACAGTGCAGCTGTACTTAGACTGACAGGGCGAGGAGGCGGACCGATAGTAGGGGCACCGCGAGGCCGAAGTACCTCAAGGGGTAGAG GCCGgggaagaggagatggagggttTTACCAAAGAAGTTTTGATGACGTGGAAGGCTTTGGTCGTGGTGGGAGGGAGATGCATCGCTCCCAAAGCTGGGAAGAAAG GGGAGACAGAAGGTTTGAAAAGCCAGGCCGAAAAGACCCAG ATGCTGTTCCAGGACACTTTCAGATCAATCACA TCCGAAGCAACTATGAGGACGGTGTAACGGGACTACCGAGGAAGCACGACTTCACGCGCTCGGAGAGTGAGAACTGGCGTACTTCTCGTGATGATCAGAATGGTGAGGATGATGAGGGGGGTTGGCGCCTGGCAGGTTCTCGACGGGACAGTGACCGGTGGTGCCCGCCGAGCCCAG ATGGACCTCGGTCAGCAGGGTGGCGGGAACTCCCAGACCAACGCCGTCGTTTCCCATTCGATGCGAGAGAAGACGAGCGCGGCTACAGGAGGCCGCGGTCAGGCAGCGGCAGCCTGGAGGACGAGAGGGACAGCCTGCCAGAGTGGTGTCTGGAGGACGCGGACGAGGAGGCAGGCACCTTCGACTCGTCAGGAGCCTTCCTCTCACTCAAG AAAGCCTCCAAGGAACCAATCCTGGAAGAGGCGGAGCTTGACTTCAAACCCTTGGAAGAGTGTGACGagggcctggaggaggaggacagtcaCACCAGGGAGaccaaagagacagaaaaagaggccAAAAGAGAAGCTGACCGAAAAG AGCTGGCCAGAGTATCAGAGGAGGCTTCACCTGTTGCTCCAGCAGCTTCAGACAGCCAGGCTCCTGCCCAGTCTTTATCCCCGGCCCATCCCTGCAGAACGGAACAGACTGACAAGCCAAGTGAACAGCAGCCACCTCTGGAGCTCCCCCCAGAGCCCTGCAAAGTCCCCCTGCACGTCTCCATGTCCAATAGCATGCTGGAGTCCCATCCCATGACCCACATTTCCACCACCCTTGCAG TATCGGCCCCGTCACCCACCGTCCAGCTTCTACAGCAAAAGCCCATAGATGTTCCTGTGGCGATGAACAATCCTTTACCCTTCCCCTCAAGTATAATGGCACCTATTGGCAGGCCCACCACTGTGCCCCAAGACACTGATGAAGACGAGGGACTAAAACACTTTGAGCAG GAGGCAGAGAAAATGGTAGCATATCTACAGGACAGTGATGACAGACTCTCAGCGAAGACTTCAGAGAAGCCCAAGCCTGCAGGTCTGCCACTCACTCATGAAGCTGCTCTCAAATGGTTTTACAAAGATCCCCAGGGGGAGATACAGG GTCCATTCAGTAACCAGGAGATGGCCGAGTGGTTTCAGGCTGGTTACTTCACAATGTCTCTGTTAGTCAAAAGAGGGTGTGATGAAGTATTTCAGCCTCTGGGAGAGATTATGAAGATTTGGGCCAGAGTACCATTCACTCCAGGCCCTGCACCTCCTCCGCTACAG GGGGATGGTGATCAAGAGAGGTTGAAGAGGCAGCAGGAGCTCACTGCTCTCAACCTTTACcagttacagcagctccaataTCAATACCTCCTCAG GCAGCAGTATGCCCAGGCCCTGGCCCAGCAGaaagctgcagctctgagcTCAGCtcctcttcagcagcagcagcagcaccaacagCAGATCAACCTGCTTCTACAGCAATACCAGGCTCTCAAGCTAAG AGCATCTGAGAGCCTCCTACCTCCTGTTACCCGATCCTTGTCTGTACAAGACTCTGGTTCTGTGTGGGAAATGCAGAACCCATCCTCTCAGGCTTCCTGTACACCAAACCTCCAACCAGCTGCCCAAAGCA CATGGGACGGCAGCAGCGTATGGGATTTACCGATAGACTCCGTGGCGCAGGCTCCAACTATcgaacaaatgcaacaaatggAGAAAGCAAAGTCTGCAAAG CTGGAGCTGGAAAGGCGTGAGGCAGAAATGAGAGCcaaaagggaagaagaggagaggaaacggtTAGAGGAGGCCCTGAGGGCTCGACAGGAGGAGGAACGGAAACGCTTGGAAGAGGAAGAACTAGCACGGCAAAAACAG GAGGAGGCTCTGAGACGACAAAGGGAACAAGAAGAGGCACAGCGCaggcaaaaagaagaagaggagagactTGCTCAGGAGGAAGCTCTCAGAAGATTAGAGGAGAGgcggagggaagaggaagagagaaagaagcgGGAAGAATTTCTTCGCAAACAA GAAGAGGAGCGCAGAAAGCAGGAGGAACTTGAGGCATTGAGGAGGCGGGAAGAGGAGAAGCgagcagaggaagaggcagcagctgcagcagcggcCGCTGCTCTGGCCCAACAacaagaggagcagaaaaggaGAGAGCAGGAGGCCCAAAGacagcaggagctgcagagacagCGGCAGCAGCAACAAGAAGCCCTCAGGAgactgcagcaacaacagcagcagcagcagcagcttgcaCAAATGAAG CTTCCATCCTCATCAAAGTGGGGACAGCAGTCAGCCACCACTATAAGCCAGACTCAGAACGCCCTGTCATTGGCGGAGATCCAGAAActggaagaggaaagagaacgACAGGCACGGGAGGAG CAGCGACGTCAGCAGCAAGAGCTACTGAAGCTACAGCAACAGCAGGCTCTGCAACAGACTCAGCAGTCCCACGCCAAGCTGTCTGGTTGGGGCAATGTGGCCAAACAACCAGCTATTACCAAGTCTTTACTGGAGATTCAGAGGGAGGAAGCCCAGCAGATGAAACAACGGAAggagcagcagccgcagcagcagcagcagcagcagcagcagccgccgcaacaacaacaacagcatcagcaTCCCATCGTCCCCCAGCAGACACGCACTCAAAATAGAGCT GCGTCTCTGAGTAGCTCGGTGTGGGGGTCTGTTAACACCAGCACCAGCACTAACTGGGGCTCAGACTCCAGTAGTATCTGGGGTGACACCCACAACTCGAACATGGGCTTCTGGGATGAGGCTGTGAAGGAGCCTGTCCAGCAGCCTCCCCCAACCAGAAAAGGCAACACGCAGAAGAACAACAAGGGCAACGCCAACCTCAG TAACTCTGTGAGTGGGCGAGCCAATAAGaaggtggaagaagaggagaagctgCTAAAGTTGTTCCAAGGGGTCAATAAGAGCCAGCAGGACACCTTCATGCAGTGGTGTGAGCAAACCCTGCACACGCTGAACACAGCCAACAATCTGGATG TTCCTACGTTTGCATCCTTCTTGAAAGAAGTGGACTCGCCGTACGAGGTACATGACTATGTCAGGGCCTACCTGGGGGACACTCCCGAGGCCAAGGACTTTGCCAAGCAGTTTCTGGAACGACGTGCCAAACAGAACGCTaatcaacagaaacaggcacCGCAGAACCAACAGCAAGCcctcaagcagcagcagcagcagcagcagcagcagcag GATTCTGTATGGGGTGGAACAGGATCTTCGTCGCTCTACCAGTCGAACCATACGAGCGGCCAGCAGCAGCGCTTTGAGACAGTCACCtcagggaagaagaaaaagaagcagaagatggTCCGGGCAGACCCCAGCCTTCTAG GTTTTTCTGTGAATGCGTCATCAGAGAGACTCAATATGGGAGAGATTGAGACGTTGGAGGACTTCTAA
- the gigyf2 gene encoding GRB10-interacting GYF protein 2 isoform X3, giving the protein MAETQTLNFGPEWLRALSGGGGSGGGGSSNAVASPPLSPALPKYKLADYRYGREEMLALYVKDNKIPIDLHDKEFLPILQEEPLPPLALVSFTEEEQRNFSMSVNSAAVLRLTGRGGGPIVGAPRGRSTSRGRGRGRGDGGFYQRSFDDVEGFGRGGREMHRSQSWEERGDRRFEKPGRKDPDAVPGHFQINHIRSNYEDGVTGLPRKHDFTRSESENWRTSRDDQNGEDDEGGWRLAGSRRDSDRWCPPSPDGPRSAGWRELPDQRRRFPFDAREDERGYRRPRSGSGSLEDERDSLPEWCLEDADEEAGTFDSSGAFLSLKKASKEPILEEAELDFKPLEECDEGLEEEDSHTRETKETEKEAKREADRKEAGNSTELNLQTRGHSFQFYHELARVSEEASPVAPAASDSQAPAQSLSPAHPCRTEQTDKPSEQQPPLELPPEPCKVPLHVSMSNSMLESHPMTHISTTLAVSAPSPTVQLLQQKPIDVPVAMNNPLPFPSSIMAPIGRPTTVPQDTDEDEGLKHFEQEAEKMVAYLQDSDDRLSAKTSEKPKPAGLPLTHEAALKWFYKDPQGEIQGPFSNQEMAEWFQAGYFTMSLLVKRGCDEVFQPLGEIMKIWARVPFTPGPAPPPLQQGDGDQERLKRQQELTALNLYQLQQLQYQYLLRQQYAQALAQQKAAALSSAPLQQQQQHQQQINLLLQQYQALKLRASESLLPPVTRSLSVQDSGSVWEMQNPSSQASCTPNLQPAAQSTWDGSSVWDLPIDSVAQAPTIEQMQQMEKAKSAKLELERREAEMRAKREEEERKRLEEALRARQEEERKRLEEEELARQKQEEALRRQREQEEAQRRQKEEEERLAQEEALRRLEERRREEEERKKREEFLRKQEEERRKQEELEALRRREEEKRAEEEAAAAAAAAALAQQQEEQKRREQEAQRQQELQRQRQQQQEALRRLQQQQQQQQQLAQMKLPSSSKWGQQSATTISQTQNALSLAEIQKLEEERERQAREEQRRQQQELLKLQQQQALQQTQQSHAKLSGWGNVAKQPAITKSLLEIQREEAQQMKQRKEQQPQQQQQQQQQPPQQQQQHQHPIVPQQTRTQNRAASLSSSVWGSVNTSTSTNWGSDSSSIWGDTHNSNMGFWDEAVKEPVQQPPPTRKGNTQKNNKGNANLSNSVSGRANKKVEEEEKLLKLFQGVNKSQQDTFMQWCEQTLHTLNTANNLDVPTFASFLKEVDSPYEVHDYVRAYLGDTPEAKDFAKQFLERRAKQNANQQKQAPQNQQQALKQQQQQQQQQQDSVWGGTGSSSLYQSNHTSGQQQRFETVTSGKKKKKQKMVRADPSLLGFSVNASSERLNMGEIETLEDF; this is encoded by the exons ATGGCCGAAACCCAGACACTTAACTTTGGACCAGAATG GCTCCGTGCCCTGTCTGGAGGTGGTggcagcggtggtggtggaagCAGCAATGCTGTTGCCTCTCCACCCCTCTCACCTGCGTTGCCAAAGTATAAACTTGCAGACTATCGCTACGGGAGAGAAGAAATGTTAGCACTTTATGTAAAGGATAACAAG ATCCCTATAGACCTACACGATAAGGAGTTTCTGCCCATATTGCAAGAGGAGCCCTTGCCACCTCTGGCACTCGTGTCTTTTACAGAGGAGGAACAG AGAAATTTTTCCATGTCTGTAAACAGTGCAGCTGTACTTAGACTGACAGGGCGAGGAGGCGGACCGATAGTAGGGGCACCGCGAGGCCGAAGTACCTCAAGGGGTAGAG GCCGgggaagaggagatggagggttTTACCAAAGAAGTTTTGATGACGTGGAAGGCTTTGGTCGTGGTGGGAGGGAGATGCATCGCTCCCAAAGCTGGGAAGAAAG GGGAGACAGAAGGTTTGAAAAGCCAGGCCGAAAAGACCCAG ATGCTGTTCCAGGACACTTTCAGATCAATCACA TCCGAAGCAACTATGAGGACGGTGTAACGGGACTACCGAGGAAGCACGACTTCACGCGCTCGGAGAGTGAGAACTGGCGTACTTCTCGTGATGATCAGAATGGTGAGGATGATGAGGGGGGTTGGCGCCTGGCAGGTTCTCGACGGGACAGTGACCGGTGGTGCCCGCCGAGCCCAG ATGGACCTCGGTCAGCAGGGTGGCGGGAACTCCCAGACCAACGCCGTCGTTTCCCATTCGATGCGAGAGAAGACGAGCGCGGCTACAGGAGGCCGCGGTCAGGCAGCGGCAGCCTGGAGGACGAGAGGGACAGCCTGCCAGAGTGGTGTCTGGAGGACGCGGACGAGGAGGCAGGCACCTTCGACTCGTCAGGAGCCTTCCTCTCACTCAAG AAAGCCTCCAAGGAACCAATCCTGGAAGAGGCGGAGCTTGACTTCAAACCCTTGGAAGAGTGTGACGagggcctggaggaggaggacagtcaCACCAGGGAGaccaaagagacagaaaaagaggccAAAAGAGAAGCTGACCGAAAAG AGGCTGGTAACTCTACTGAACTTAACCTCCAAACCAGAGGTCATTCATTCCAGTTTTATCATG AGCTGGCCAGAGTATCAGAGGAGGCTTCACCTGTTGCTCCAGCAGCTTCAGACAGCCAGGCTCCTGCCCAGTCTTTATCCCCGGCCCATCCCTGCAGAACGGAACAGACTGACAAGCCAAGTGAACAGCAGCCACCTCTGGAGCTCCCCCCAGAGCCCTGCAAAGTCCCCCTGCACGTCTCCATGTCCAATAGCATGCTGGAGTCCCATCCCATGACCCACATTTCCACCACCCTTGCAG TATCGGCCCCGTCACCCACCGTCCAGCTTCTACAGCAAAAGCCCATAGATGTTCCTGTGGCGATGAACAATCCTTTACCCTTCCCCTCAAGTATAATGGCACCTATTGGCAGGCCCACCACTGTGCCCCAAGACACTGATGAAGACGAGGGACTAAAACACTTTGAGCAG GAGGCAGAGAAAATGGTAGCATATCTACAGGACAGTGATGACAGACTCTCAGCGAAGACTTCAGAGAAGCCCAAGCCTGCAGGTCTGCCACTCACTCATGAAGCTGCTCTCAAATGGTTTTACAAAGATCCCCAGGGGGAGATACAGG GTCCATTCAGTAACCAGGAGATGGCCGAGTGGTTTCAGGCTGGTTACTTCACAATGTCTCTGTTAGTCAAAAGAGGGTGTGATGAAGTATTTCAGCCTCTGGGAGAGATTATGAAGATTTGGGCCAGAGTACCATTCACTCCAGGCCCTGCACCTCCTCCGCTACAG CAGGGGGATGGTGATCAAGAGAGGTTGAAGAGGCAGCAGGAGCTCACTGCTCTCAACCTTTACcagttacagcagctccaataTCAATACCTCCTCAG GCAGCAGTATGCCCAGGCCCTGGCCCAGCAGaaagctgcagctctgagcTCAGCtcctcttcagcagcagcagcagcaccaacagCAGATCAACCTGCTTCTACAGCAATACCAGGCTCTCAAGCTAAG AGCATCTGAGAGCCTCCTACCTCCTGTTACCCGATCCTTGTCTGTACAAGACTCTGGTTCTGTGTGGGAAATGCAGAACCCATCCTCTCAGGCTTCCTGTACACCAAACCTCCAACCAGCTGCCCAAAGCA CATGGGACGGCAGCAGCGTATGGGATTTACCGATAGACTCCGTGGCGCAGGCTCCAACTATcgaacaaatgcaacaaatggAGAAAGCAAAGTCTGCAAAG CTGGAGCTGGAAAGGCGTGAGGCAGAAATGAGAGCcaaaagggaagaagaggagaggaaacggtTAGAGGAGGCCCTGAGGGCTCGACAGGAGGAGGAACGGAAACGCTTGGAAGAGGAAGAACTAGCACGGCAAAAACAG GAGGAGGCTCTGAGACGACAAAGGGAACAAGAAGAGGCACAGCGCaggcaaaaagaagaagaggagagactTGCTCAGGAGGAAGCTCTCAGAAGATTAGAGGAGAGgcggagggaagaggaagagagaaagaagcgGGAAGAATTTCTTCGCAAACAA GAAGAGGAGCGCAGAAAGCAGGAGGAACTTGAGGCATTGAGGAGGCGGGAAGAGGAGAAGCgagcagaggaagaggcagcagctgcagcagcggcCGCTGCTCTGGCCCAACAacaagaggagcagaaaaggaGAGAGCAGGAGGCCCAAAGacagcaggagctgcagagacagCGGCAGCAGCAACAAGAAGCCCTCAGGAgactgcagcaacaacagcagcagcagcagcagcttgcaCAAATGAAG CTTCCATCCTCATCAAAGTGGGGACAGCAGTCAGCCACCACTATAAGCCAGACTCAGAACGCCCTGTCATTGGCGGAGATCCAGAAActggaagaggaaagagaacgACAGGCACGGGAGGAG CAGCGACGTCAGCAGCAAGAGCTACTGAAGCTACAGCAACAGCAGGCTCTGCAACAGACTCAGCAGTCCCACGCCAAGCTGTCTGGTTGGGGCAATGTGGCCAAACAACCAGCTATTACCAAGTCTTTACTGGAGATTCAGAGGGAGGAAGCCCAGCAGATGAAACAACGGAAggagcagcagccgcagcagcagcagcagcagcagcagcagccgccgcaacaacaacaacagcatcagcaTCCCATCGTCCCCCAGCAGACACGCACTCAAAATAGAGCT GCGTCTCTGAGTAGCTCGGTGTGGGGGTCTGTTAACACCAGCACCAGCACTAACTGGGGCTCAGACTCCAGTAGTATCTGGGGTGACACCCACAACTCGAACATGGGCTTCTGGGATGAGGCTGTGAAGGAGCCTGTCCAGCAGCCTCCCCCAACCAGAAAAGGCAACACGCAGAAGAACAACAAGGGCAACGCCAACCTCAG TAACTCTGTGAGTGGGCGAGCCAATAAGaaggtggaagaagaggagaagctgCTAAAGTTGTTCCAAGGGGTCAATAAGAGCCAGCAGGACACCTTCATGCAGTGGTGTGAGCAAACCCTGCACACGCTGAACACAGCCAACAATCTGGATG TTCCTACGTTTGCATCCTTCTTGAAAGAAGTGGACTCGCCGTACGAGGTACATGACTATGTCAGGGCCTACCTGGGGGACACTCCCGAGGCCAAGGACTTTGCCAAGCAGTTTCTGGAACGACGTGCCAAACAGAACGCTaatcaacagaaacaggcacCGCAGAACCAACAGCAAGCcctcaagcagcagcagcagcagcagcagcagcagcag GATTCTGTATGGGGTGGAACAGGATCTTCGTCGCTCTACCAGTCGAACCATACGAGCGGCCAGCAGCAGCGCTTTGAGACAGTCACCtcagggaagaagaaaaagaagcagaagatggTCCGGGCAGACCCCAGCCTTCTAG GTTTTTCTGTGAATGCGTCATCAGAGAGACTCAATATGGGAGAGATTGAGACGTTGGAGGACTTCTAA